DNA from Petropleomorpha daqingensis:
GTCCGCAAGCACATGGAGCACGTGCGCGAGCGGCTCGGCGTGCACAGCGTGGCGGCCGCGGCAGCGATCGCGCTGCCGCGGCCGCCCGCTCAGCGCTCCCGCAGGTAGGCCGCCGCCGTCGACTCGGAGTGCCACGGCGCGGTTTCTGCGCCCCTGGCACTCCGTTCAGTCGTCGGGGAAGAGGACGCCGAGGCCGAGGCGGGTCGGACGGCGGAACGGCCGCCACGCGTCGGCCGGCTGGGCGAGCCGGTCGGCGACCACCCACAGCACGGCCGGATCGAGCCCCATGCCCAGGTGGCTCGCCCGGACGGCGATGTTCTCGCTGGTCGGCCCGGTCTCCTGCAGGCACGCCCGCCAGGGGACGACGCCGTCCCAGCGGGAGTAGATCGACGTGCTCGGCATCGGCAGCGCGCGGCGCAGCGGAGTCCGGGACGTCGACAGCCGCCGGGTCGAGTGCAGCGGCCGGTAGCGCTCGAACACCCGCGCGGCCGGCGAACCCGGCTCCGGCCGGGAAGCGGCGAACGGCGAGCCGAGGGTGATCACCTGCCGGACCTGGGCCGGCGCACGCAGCGCCAGCCGCCGGGCGTAGATGCCGCCGAGGCTCTGCCCGACGATGCTCACCGGCGACCCGTGCTGCGCGTGCAGCCGCGCGAGCAGACGCGGCAGCTCGTCGACCACCTCCTGGGTCGGCCCGCGGTTGCGGCCCAGCTCCCAGCCGACGACGGGATAGCCGAGACTGCGCAGCCAGCGGCGCAGCGTCCCGGTGGACAGGTCCGTCGCCCCCAGCCCCGGCAGCACCAGCACGGGGTGCCGGTCGCCGCGCGGGGCGAAGGCGAGCACCGGCAGGGCAGCGGCGAACGCGCCGGCGCTGGCGGCGGCGCGCAGCGGCTCGGTCGCCGCCAGCAGCCGGCGGTCGATCGGGCGGCTCACTCGGTCGGCGGGAGCAGTCGGGGGAGGAACACCTCGTCGATCGGCCGGGGGCCGATGTACTGCCGGCAGGTGCACGGCACCCAGGTGTGGCCCGCGAAGCGACCGCGACGGTCGAAGGTCTCGCGGCGCAGTTCGGCGTAGCAGGTCGAGGTCTCGGTGTCGTGCTGGCTCAGGGGGTGCCCGCAACCGCAGATCGGGGTCACCGGCGGGGGCGGCCCGGTCGGGCGGCGACGCGACAGCCGCCCGCCCACGAAGCCCGCGGCCAGCAGCGCCGCACCCACCACCAGGGTGATTGGTTCCACCGGTGTCCCTCCTCCTCGCTCGCGTCCGACGGTAGCGCCGAGGAGCCCCGCGTGGAGCGGCGTCCCACCGACGACCCCCAGGCGGACCGATCTCGTCCGAAATTCCTCGTCCGGCGGGATTGATCGCTTGTGAGGTGGGGCACAGCACTCCCGTGGAGAGCTACGCCGTCGGGTTCGCGCGACCCGACCGCCGGTCCTGGGGGAGGCCGGTCGAGGACACCCGGCCCTGGCACGCAGTCGCGGCCCACCGGCCGCCGGACGAGCTGGACGGGGAGGTGGAGCTCGCGGTCTGCGGGGCCATCGTGCAGGTGTGGGGATCGCAGCACTGGGAGCGCGTCGGCGTCGGCCGCACCGCGTGCCCGGACTGCGTGCGCATCACCGCCGTCGTGCCGGTGCTCACGAAGACGCTGACGACCGCGAGCTGACGCGCGGTCAGCGGCGGTCGGGGCGCCGTCCGCTGATCGCCGACAGGCCGGTGATCTCCCGGCCGACGATGAGGGCCTGCACGGAGTCGGTGCCCTCGAAGGTGAACACCGCCTCCATGTCCGCGTGGTGCCGGGCGACGTGGTGCTCGAGCAGGATCCCGTCGCCGCCGAGGATGTCGCGCGCGTCGGCGACGATCGCCCGCGCTTTCGCGGCGTGGTTCATCTTCGCCATCGAGGCCATCGCCGCGGTCATCCGGCCCTCGTCGGCGAGCTTCGACAGCCGCCAGCACATGAGCTGCATCGCGGTGATCTCCGCCAGCATCCGGGCCAGCTTGTCCTGCACCAGCTGGTAGCCGGCGATCGGCTGCCCGAACTGCTCGCGCTCCAGGGCGTGCGCCAGGGCCAGCTCGTAGGACGCCGTCGCCAGGCCGAGGGCACGCCAGGCGACGGTGTACCGGGTGCGGTCGAGCACCGTCGAGACGTCCTTGAACGAGCGGCAGTTCTCCAGCCTGTTCTCGGCCGGCACCCGGACGTCGTCGAGGGTGATCTCGGCCTGCCACACCGCCCGCAGCGCCGTCTTCCCGGTCATCACCGTCGCCGTGTAGCCCGGGGTGCCCTTCTCGACGACGTACCCGCCGACGTTCCCCTCCTCGTCGCGGGCCCAGATGAGCACGTAGTCGGCGATCGACCCGTTGCCGATCCACTTCTTCTGGCCGTTCAGGACGTAGGAGTCGCCGTCCCGGCGGGCCGAGGTCTCCAGGCCGACGGCGTCGGAGCCGTGCCGCGGCTCGGTGAGCCCGAACGCGCCGATCTTCTCCAGCCGAGCCATCTGCGGCAGCCAGCGCTCCCGCTGCTCCGCCGAGCCCAGCATCGCGATCGACTGCATCGCCAGGAAGCTGTGCACCCCGTAGAAGGTGCCGATGCTGCCGTCGGCGCGCGCCCACTCGGCGGCGACGAGACCGGCGGCGACCGCGCTCATGCCCGGCGACCCGTAGCCCTCGACGGTGCCGCCGGAGATGCCCAGCTCCGCGATCTTCGGCACCAGCTCGAAGGGGAACTGCGCGCGCTCCCAGTAGTCGTTGATCCGCGGGGTGACCTCCTGCTCGCAGAAGGCGCGCACCCGGTCGCGGATCGCGATCTCGTCGGGTTCCAGCAGGTCCTCGAAGGCGTAGAAGTCGGTCGGCGAGGTCACGGCGCGACGCTAACGGGACACGGTCGGTGCCGCTCGTCGGTGATCACTTCCGGCGCCGTTGACCGGTCGGAGAGGGCGGGTCGACACTGACCGGCGCGCGGAAGGAGCCCGCCATGTCGTGGAACCTGAAAGGCAGCTACGCGGAGACCTGCTCCTGCGAGCTGATGTGCCCGTGCAACACGTCGCTCGACCACGGCGCCACCTACGACTACTGCCGGGTGGTCCTCGCCTGGGACATCCGCGAGGGGCAGGTCGAGGGCACGGATGTCGGCGGCCGCCGGGTCGTGCTGATCGCCGACACCCCGAAGGTGATGACCGACGGCAACTGGCGGCTGGGCGTGTTCATCGACGACGGCGCGTCGGACGAGCAGTTCGACAAGCTCGTCCAGGTCTACGGCGGCCAGCTCGGCGGCCCGATGGCCGCGCTCGGCCCGCTGGTGGGGGAGATGCTCGGCGTGGAGCGGGCGCCGATCACCATCTCCGGAGACGGGCTGCGGCACGGGGTGCGCGTCGGCGACGTCATCGACTTCGAGATCGAGGACATCGTCCCGTTCGGCAAGCCGGACGGGACGCCGGTCCGCTTCGACGGCATGTTCCACCCCGTCGCCCCGAACCTGACGATGGCCGAGGCGAAGCGCTCGCGCATCGACGCCTTCGGCATCCGCTACGAGGGGAAGACCGGACTGTCCACGTCGGAGTTCAGCTGGGCCGCGTGACGGCGTGAGCGCCCCGGCGCAGGCCCGGGCCGCCGGCGAGGGACTGGCCCCCGCCTTCGCCGCCGTGCGCGTGCGGCTCGGCCTCGTCGCGCTGCTGTTCGTCCTGGCCGCGGTCGGCTGGTGGTGGACGGTCCGCGAGATGCAGGGCATGGACGACGGCCCGTGGACCGCCCTCGGCGCGCTCGGCTGGTTCCTCGGCGTCTGGGTCGTGATGATGGCCGCGATGATGTTCCCGTCGGTCGCGCCGACGGTGGCTCTCTACTCCCGCATGACCCGCTCGCGCGCGCCGCTGCAGCCGCTGGTCTTCGTCGCCGGCTACCTGCTCACGTGGGCCGTCGCCGGCCTCGTCGCCTTCGGAGCCGTGGCGCTGGTGAACGCGCTGGCCGGCGACGTGCTCGCCTGGGACCGCGCCGGCCGCTGGGTCGCCGGGACGACGCTGATCGTCGCCGCCGTGTACGAGCTGACCCCGCTCAAGGACGTGTGCCTCGGCAAGTGCCGCAGCCCGCTCGGGCTGCTCCTCGGCTCGTGGCGCGACGGCCCGGCCGGCGCGCTGCGCATGGGCGCGAAGAACGGCGCCTGGTGCGTCGGCTGCTGCTGGGCGCTGATGGCGTCGCTGTTCGCGCTCGGGGTCATGAGCATCGTCTGGATGGCCGTCGTCGCCGGGATCATCGCCGTGGAGAAGACGCTGCCCTGGCGGCGGGTCGCGACCTACGGGACGACGGCGCTGCTGCTCGCGCTCGGCGTGCTGCTCCTCGTCGCGCCCGACGCCATCCCGGCGCTCACCGTGCCCGGCAGCGCCTCGATGACCGAGATGGCGCCCTAACCGGGGTCCGGCGGTGTCAGGCCGGCCCGTCGGCGGATGTCCGCGAGAGCATCCGCCGGGATGTCCTCGGGGGACACCGGCTGGAGGTCCTCCCGAGCGAACACACCGAGACCAGCGCCGGCCTGGGCGACCAGCAGCCCGCCGACGGGCAGGCTCTCCCCGACCATGCCGAACGGCGGATTGCCGTCCGCCTGGTCGTGGGCGTGCGGGAGTATCCGCACGTAGTCGCCCTGCTTCGGCGTGGGTCCCCCGCTGCCGCCCGGCTCGACCACGTCGCGCAGGCTAACGGTCGCTCGCTGGGCCCGATGGCCGGCGCGTCGTCGACCGCCTAGGTGAGCAGACCGCGCAGGTAGGCGGCCTGGCCGGTGTGCTGCAGGTCGTCGGAGAGCACGCTCACCAGGCGGACGCCGAGGGTGACCGGCGGGTCCCAGCGCTCGTCGACGACCCGGTCGAGGTCGTCGTCCGAGAGCCCCCGCAGGAAGTCCTTCGACTGCTCGTGGACGGCGGCCGCGTAGTCGAGCAGCAGCTGCGGCGACTCGACGCGGACGGCGGCGACGTCGTCCGGACCGAAGCCGTAGCCGGTGGCGTCGTCGTCGAAGGGCAGGTCGAAGCGACGGGCCCAGCCGCCCGCCTTCCAGACCTGCTCCCGGCCGGCGACCTCGGCGACGTGGTCGTCCTGCACCCGGACCAGGTGCCACGCGAGCCAGGCGATGGTGTTCGCCTCGGGCCCGACCCGGGCGGTGAGCTGCTCGGCGGTCAGCCCGTCGAGGGCGCGCTTCAGGGTGCCCTGGATCTGGTCGTAGGCGTAGAGCAGCAGGTCTCGGCTTCGCATGCGCTGCCGCTACCCCCGGTGCGGTGCGGCGAACACCGGAGGGTGGACGACGGCCCCCGGAATGCCGACACTGCCCAGCACGGGTCGGCCGACGACGGGGACGGGCGTGGAGATCTCGACGGGCACGGTCATCGGCGGCTACGTCGTCCGCGAGCAGCTCGGCGCCGGCGGCATGGGCTCGGTCTACCTCGTCCGGCACCCCACGCTGCCCCGCGACGTCGCCCTCAAGGTGCTGCACGCGGGCCTGTCCGCCACCCCCGCGATGCGCGCCCGGTTCGAGCGGGAAGCCGAGCTGCTGAGCCGCCTGTCGCACCCCAACGTGGTCGACGTGCGCGACCGCGGGCAGCAGGGCGACCTGCTGTGGATGGCGATGCAGTACGTCCCCGGGCCCGACCTCGCCACGCTGCTGGAGCGGTCCGGGGCGCTGCCGCCCGAGCGCGCCCTCGACATCGTCGCGGCCATCGGCAACGCCCTGGACCACGCGCACGCGTGCGGGCTGCTGCACCGCGACGTCAAGCCGGCCAACATCCCGCTGGCCCAGATCCCGGGCGGCGGCGAGCGGGTGATGCTCACCGACTTCGGCATCGGCCGGGACATGACCGCCTCCTCGGCGCTCACCCAGGACGGCGAGGTGGTGGCCTCCTTCGCCTACGCGGCCCCGGAGCAGGTGAGCGGCGCGGCGATCGACGCGCGGGCCGACGTCTACTCGCTCGGCGCCGTCCTGTTCGAGCTGCTCACCGGGCGCCGCGCCTTCGACGCCGACTCGCTGCCCGCTCTCCTGTACGCCGTCGTGCACGCGCCGCCGCCGGACGTGCGTGCCGTGCGGCCCGACCTCCCGCCCGCGATCAGCGGGGTGCTTGCCCGCGCGATGGCCAAGGACCCGGCCGACCGCTACCGCTCCTGCGCGGAACTCGTCGCCGCGGCCCGCGCCTGCTGGCCGGCGCGGGTGCCGGCGCCGGAGACCTCGGTCGGACCGGTGCCGGTGCCGCCTCCTCCGCAGCACCCGACCGC
Protein-coding regions in this window:
- a CDS encoding DUF1326 domain-containing protein, whose protein sequence is MSWNLKGSYAETCSCELMCPCNTSLDHGATYDYCRVVLAWDIREGQVEGTDVGGRRVVLIADTPKVMTDGNWRLGVFIDDGASDEQFDKLVQVYGGQLGGPMAALGPLVGEMLGVERAPITISGDGLRHGVRVGDVIDFEIEDIVPFGKPDGTPVRFDGMFHPVAPNLTMAEAKRSRIDAFGIRYEGKTGLSTSEFSWAA
- a CDS encoding serine/threonine-protein kinase, with protein sequence MEISTGTVIGGYVVREQLGAGGMGSVYLVRHPTLPRDVALKVLHAGLSATPAMRARFEREAELLSRLSHPNVVDVRDRGQQGDLLWMAMQYVPGPDLATLLERSGALPPERALDIVAAIGNALDHAHACGLLHRDVKPANIPLAQIPGGGERVMLTDFGIGRDMTASSALTQDGEVVASFAYAAPEQVSGAAIDARADVYSLGAVLFELLTGRRAFDADSLPALLYAVVHAPPPDVRAVRPDLPPAISGVLARAMAKDPADRYRSCAELVAAARACWPARVPAPETSVGPVPVPPPPQHPTAPARSRRGPLVAAAAVLVVITIGVAVLVIAPWRGEAEDPGNGPAATGSTSQSRSGGLQDWGQAQFVVDDFPSLLPATPADEGWGGGSCAPTAFADDVHADVGVTCSYDNGITAEVTHYPDVAARDARRAELEQGDAADSPQSWGIGNARAGIRLLSEDDPQFIWQWIMFNQPDKALYVVILEWAEHTHAELAEEWFSQAPFTGPAGT
- a CDS encoding acyl-CoA dehydrogenase family protein, with product MTSPTDFYAFEDLLEPDEIAIRDRVRAFCEQEVTPRINDYWERAQFPFELVPKIAELGISGGTVEGYGSPGMSAVAAGLVAAEWARADGSIGTFYGVHSFLAMQSIAMLGSAEQRERWLPQMARLEKIGAFGLTEPRHGSDAVGLETSARRDGDSYVLNGQKKWIGNGSIADYVLIWARDEEGNVGGYVVEKGTPGYTATVMTGKTALRAVWQAEITLDDVRVPAENRLENCRSFKDVSTVLDRTRYTVAWRALGLATASYELALAHALEREQFGQPIAGYQLVQDKLARMLAEITAMQLMCWRLSKLADEGRMTAAMASMAKMNHAAKARAIVADARDILGGDGILLEHHVARHHADMEAVFTFEGTDSVQALIVGREITGLSAISGRRPDRR
- a CDS encoding mycothiol transferase, producing the protein MRSRDLLLYAYDQIQGTLKRALDGLTAEQLTARVGPEANTIAWLAWHLVRVQDDHVAEVAGREQVWKAGGWARRFDLPFDDDATGYGFGPDDVAAVRVESPQLLLDYAAAVHEQSKDFLRGLSDDDLDRVVDERWDPPVTLGVRLVSVLSDDLQHTGQAAYLRGLLT
- a CDS encoding DUF2182 domain-containing protein — protein: MSAPAQARAAGEGLAPAFAAVRVRLGLVALLFVLAAVGWWWTVREMQGMDDGPWTALGALGWFLGVWVVMMAAMMFPSVAPTVALYSRMTRSRAPLQPLVFVAGYLLTWAVAGLVAFGAVALVNALAGDVLAWDRAGRWVAGTTLIVAAVYELTPLKDVCLGKCRSPLGLLLGSWRDGPAGALRMGAKNGAWCVGCCWALMASLFALGVMSIVWMAVVAGIIAVEKTLPWRRVATYGTTALLLALGVLLLVAPDAIPALTVPGSASMTEMAP
- a CDS encoding lipase family alpha/beta hydrolase; protein product: MSRPIDRRLLAATEPLRAAASAGAFAAALPVLAFAPRGDRHPVLVLPGLGATDLSTGTLRRWLRSLGYPVVGWELGRNRGPTQEVVDELPRLLARLHAQHGSPVSIVGQSLGGIYARRLALRAPAQVRQVITLGSPFAASRPEPGSPAARVFERYRPLHSTRRLSTSRTPLRRALPMPSTSIYSRWDGVVPWRACLQETGPTSENIAVRASHLGMGLDPAVLWVVADRLAQPADAWRPFRRPTRLGLGVLFPDD